A part of Rhopalosiphum maidis isolate BTI-1 chromosome 3, ASM367621v3, whole genome shotgun sequence genomic DNA contains:
- the LOC113559974 gene encoding uncharacterized protein K02A2.6-like yields MSNCWSLRNEIVASDGLLYFKNKLIVARELKQFIMSLLHETHIVITKTVKRAKTYNYWPGLNSDIENYIIKFELCARFQRKQSKELLLNHKIPKRAFEKVDIDIPDFGGVSYLILVDYYSRWLAVVEISDKTAETIVSVLKTLFSRFGIPKECMSNNVTFNSLTFKKFAQEWDFKIITSSPNYPQSNDMAEKGVGIFKTMMRKCEQTDQDTIVQKMVRSLEEPLNTLKIIIQ; encoded by the coding sequence ATGTCAAATTGTTGGTCATTAAGAAATGAAATAGTTGCTAGTGatggattattatattttaaaaataagctgATAGTAGCTAGAGAActaaaacagtttattatGAGTTTATTACATGAAACACATATAGTGATAACTAAAACAGTTAAAAGAgctaaaacatacaattattggCCAGGATTGAATTctgatattgaaaattatattattaagtttgaaTTATGTGCAAGATTTCAAAGAAAACAATCAAAAGAGTTGttgttaaatcataaaattccaaaaagaGCATTTGAAAAAGTAGACATAGACATACCTGATTTTGGAGGTGTGTcttatttgattttagttGACTATTACTCAAGATGGTTGGCGGTCGTAGAGATATCTGATAAAACTGCTGAAACGATAGTAAGTGTGCTCAAAACATTGTTTAGTAGATTTGGTATACCTAAAGAATGTATGTCAAATAATGTtacttttaatagtttaacttttaaaaaatttgctCAAGAATgggatttcaaaataataacatctaGTCCTAACTACCCACAGAGTAATGACATGGCTGAAAAAGGTGttggtatatttaaaacaatgatgAGGAAATGTGAACAAACTGATCAAGATACAATCGTACAAAAAATGGTAAGATCCTTAGAAGAACCTCTAAacaccttaaaaataataatacagtaa